From the Aquirufa lenticrescens genome, the window GGGTTCTCTGATTTTTATCTCCTTATTCACAAAGTCAAAACCAATCATAATCAATGGAACTTTAGCTCCATCAGCAATATAATAAAACCCTGTTTTTAACTCTTGGACATCTTTACGTGTTCCTTCCGGTGCTAATACCGCATAAAAGGATTCCTTGGAATTGTAAATGTCTACTATCGCGTCTACTAAATTAGATTTTGTACCCCGATTAACTGGATAACCTCCTAACCACGAAAATATTCCTCCAAAAGGTCCTTCAAAAAGCTCCTTCTTTCCCCAGAACAAAATAGGGATTTTAAGCAAAGAACGAGCTCCTAAACCTATAGGAAAATCCTTCCATGTAGCATGAGGACAAACAATCACCAATGCTTTCTTTAAATC encodes:
- a CDS encoding 1-acyl-sn-glycerol-3-phosphate acyltransferase; amino-acid sequence: MLVSSPIFDVLFKLAGWKLVGEVPRDLKKALVIVCPHATWKDFPIGLGARSLLKIPILFWGKKELFEGPFGGIFSWLGGYPVNRGTKSNLVDAIVDIYNSKESFYAVLAPEGTRKDVQELKTGFYYIADGAKVPLIMIGFDFVNKEIKIREPYYTTGDFQKDKLDIARYYQTIPGVQKSWIKNYLAEAAE